The Fusarium falciforme chromosome 7, complete sequence genome window below encodes:
- a CDS encoding N-acetyltransferase domain-containing protein, with protein sequence MASNALVLEKATLEDVPALTELWYAGFTDPGVRYLWPDTPGVRKWWDEANREDLANKTYQHYIKVIDPSLKDHQGRPRIAAFAKWDTATQEERGPRYPAWNTDMPLQAIEDFIQSLENSRQQVMAGKTKHYYLDTLVTHPEYQRRGAGSMLMKWGCDLADENGAELYVDASKDGSFLYRKFGFIEQTLEGEPASGIIPMARALTEKSRSGGRMDLALVGGGSEKTCTGK encoded by the exons ATGGCGTCGAACGCTTTGGTACTAGAGAAAGCAACTCTGGAAGACGTTCCTGCGCTTACTGAGTTATGGTACGCCGGGTTCACAGACCCCGGGGTGCGGTACTTGTGGCCCGATACTCCAGGTGTGCGCAAGTGGTGGGATGAGGCCAACCGCGAGGATCTTGCCAATAAGACCTACCAGCACTATATCAAAGTTATCGACCCCAGTTTGAAGGACCACCAGGGTCGGCCGCGGATAGCTGCTTTTGCGAAATGGGACACGGCTACGCAGGAGGAGCGAGGACCTCGATATCCTGCTTGGAACACGGATATGCCTCTCCAAGCGATTGAGGACTTTATTCAAAGCCTGGAGAACTCAAGACAGCAAGTGATGGCCGGGAAGACAAAGCATTACT ATCTTGATACTCTCGTCACACATCCCGAGTATCAAAGACGAGGTGCCGGCTCAATGCTCATGAAATGGGGTTGCGATCTTGCGGATGAAAATGGTGCCGAGCTCTACGTAGATGCAAGCAAGGACGGCTCATTCCTTTACCGGAAATTCGGTTTCATTGAACAGACCCTGGAGGGTGAACCTGCATCTGGAATCATCCCGATGGCTCGGGCCCTCACAGAGAAGAGCCGAAGTGGTGGGCGCATGGACCTCGCGCTCGTGGGAGGAGGTAGTGAGAAGACATGCACTGGGAAGTGA
- a CDS encoding Methyltransf-2 domain-containing protein produces MADKQQPSLTSLAESISQTANALAATLEKGGHAAPSFALDSLAEYPKSPEVMGLRMVLLDAINDIHRLTLGPTDVSFMTPLFMNYDSATMDILNEFDFWNAVPLDGSATRAEIAAKVGLPESLVRRVLKYAISIRFFAVDPNAPDKIVHTSLSALPVKNPLMKSWLRHHFHEARPGTVHMPEAFRKYGSGKETWSEEPLESSFAVANVDRLDKPESFWDYLNRDVEGKPKGWRATKFAESMQAAASASSIKIEDLLSTGYDWAQLGQATVVDIGGSSGHDAGHLAKTFPDLKFVVQDLPEVKAAFDERLPEELKSRVTFEARDFFTPQHTKGQVYMLKTILHDWPDKYAANILTPLVPHLESSSRILLVEVVAPPDTGALPFMTLGRMMNAADLHMLNSFNSLERSLEDWKSLLAKVDKRLEITSVSNVPGALHQFIEIKLQN; encoded by the exons ATGGCCGACAAGCAGCAACCCTCTTTGACCAGTCTGGCTGAGTCCATCTCTCAAACCGCGAATGCCCTCGCGGCAACGCTTGAGAAAGGCGGGCATGCCGCTCCTTCCTTTGCCTTGGATAGTCTTGCAGAGTATCCAAAGTCTCCAGAAGTCATGGGTCTTCGTATGGTGTTgctcgatgccatcaacgATATTCACCGTCTTACGCTAGGCCCGACTGACGTATCTTTCATGACTCCTCTCTTC ATGAACTACGATTCAGCCACCATGGACATCCTCAACGAGTTTGACTTTTGGAACGCTGTGCCATTGGATGGGTCGGCAACACGTGCAGAGATCGCCGCCAAGGTCGGCCTTCCAGAGAGTCTTGTTCGCCGTGTTCTCAAATACGCCATCTCTATCCGGTTCTTCGCTGTGGACCCCAACGCACCAGACAAGATCGTGCACACATCTCTCTCTGCTCTCCCCGTCAAGAATCCCTTGATGAAGTCTTGGCTTCGACACCACTTCCACGAGGCCAGACCCGGTACTGTCCACATGCCTGAAGCATTCCGAAAGTACGGCTCTGGAAAGGAAACCTGGAGTGAGGAGCCGCTGGAGAGCAGCTTCGCTGTGGCCAACGTTGACAGACTGGACAAGCCCGAGTCGTTCTGGGATTACTTGAATCGCGATGTTGAGGGCAAGCCCAAGGGATGGCGTGCTACCAAGTTTGCTGAGAGTATGCAAGCTGCTGCCTCTGCGTCTTCTATCAAGATTGAGGATCTCTTGAGCACGGGATATGACTGGGCACAGCTCGGCCAAGCTACCGTTGTTGAT ATTGGCGGTTCCAGTGGCCATGATGCCGGCCATCTGGCCAAGACTTTCCCAGACTTGAAGTTTGTTGTTCAAGACCTTCCTGAAGTCAAGGCCGCTTTCGACGAGCGACTGCCCGAAGAGCTCAAGTCTCGGGTCACCTTTGAAGCGCGAGACTTCTTCACTCCTCAGCACACCAAGGGTCAAGTGTACATGCTCAAGACGATCCTGCATGACTGGCCCGACAAGTACGCTGCCAATATCCTCACACCTCTGGTCCCACACCTGGAATCCAGTTCTCGTATTCTTCTAGTCGAGGTCGTGGCTCCACCAGACACTGGTGCTCTTCCCTTCATGACTCTTGGCCGCATGATGAATGCGGCTGACCTTCATATGCTGAATTCGTTCAACTCCTTGGAGCGTAGCCTGGAGGACTGGAAGAGTCTGCTGGCCAAGGTCGACAAGAGGCTGGAGATTACTTCTGTTTCAAATGTGCCTGGAGCGTTGCACCAGTTTATTGAGATCAAGCTTCAGAATTAG